From Streptomyces griseorubiginosus, one genomic window encodes:
- a CDS encoding YraN family protein — protein MNARSALGKYGESLAARRLTEAGMTVLERNWRCGRTGEIDIVARDGEVLVVCEVKTRRAGAFEHPMAAVTPEKAERLRGLAACWIHAHGGAPPGGVRIDLVGVVLPRRGAPVVEHARGVA, from the coding sequence ATGAACGCACGCAGTGCACTCGGCAAGTACGGCGAGAGTCTGGCCGCGAGGCGGCTGACCGAGGCCGGGATGACGGTCCTGGAGCGCAACTGGCGCTGTGGCAGGACCGGTGAGATCGACATCGTGGCGCGGGACGGGGAGGTCCTGGTCGTCTGCGAGGTCAAGACACGGCGGGCCGGGGCCTTCGAGCACCCGATGGCCGCGGTGACTCCCGAGAAGGCGGAGCGGCTGCGGGGGCTCGCGGCGTGCTGGATCCACGCCCACGGAGGCGCACCGCCAGGAGGCGTCCGGATCGACCTGGTGGGCGTGGTCCTGCCGCGGCGCGGCGCGCCCGTGGTCGAGCACGCGCGGGGGGTGGCCTGA
- a CDS encoding DUF2469 domain-containing protein, with product MSAEDLEKYETEMELKLYREYRDVVGLFKYVIETERRFYLTNDYEMQVHSVQGEVFFEVSMADAWVWDMYRPARFVKQVRVLTFKDVNIEELNKSDLELPGG from the coding sequence ATGAGCGCCGAGGACCTCGAGAAGTACGAGACCGAGATGGAGCTGAAGCTCTACCGGGAGTACCGCGATGTCGTCGGTCTGTTCAAATACGTGATCGAGACCGAGCGGCGCTTCTACCTGACCAACGACTACGAGATGCAGGTGCACTCGGTCCAGGGTGAGGTGTTCTTCGAGGTGTCCATGGCCGATGCGTGGGTGTGGGACATGTATCGGCCGGCTCGCTTCGTGAAGCAGGTCCGGGTGTTGACGTTCAAGGACGTGAACATCGAGGAGCTGAACAAGAGCGACTTGGAGCTGCCGGGCGGGTGA
- a CDS encoding NUDIX hydrolase, whose protein sequence is MGGASAGSPGGAEAAHEGGLRKVARVVLLDPEDRILLLHGHEPDDPADDWWFTPGGGLEGDETREEAALRELAEETGITEVELGPVLWRRTCSFPFAGRRWDQDEWYYLARTTQTATEARGLTELERRSVAGARWWTCQELTRAHETVYPTRLAELLRRLLDEGPPAGPVTLDTEIV, encoded by the coding sequence CTGGGTGGGGCCTCGGCCGGATCTCCGGGTGGGGCCGAGGCTGCGCACGAGGGCGGGCTGCGCAAGGTGGCGCGGGTGGTGTTGCTCGATCCCGAGGACCGCATCCTGCTGCTGCACGGACATGAACCGGACGATCCGGCCGACGACTGGTGGTTCACGCCCGGCGGCGGACTGGAGGGCGACGAGACCCGTGAAGAGGCCGCGCTGAGGGAACTCGCCGAGGAGACCGGCATCACCGAGGTGGAGCTCGGGCCGGTGCTCTGGCGGCGGACATGCTCCTTCCCGTTCGCGGGCCGCCGGTGGGACCAGGACGAGTGGTACTACCTGGCCCGTACGACGCAGACGGCCACGGAGGCGAGAGGCCTCACCGAGCTGGAGCGGCGCAGTGTCGCCGGAGCGCGCTGGTGGACGTGTCAGGAACTGACCCGGGCACATGAGACGGTGTATCCGACCAGACTCGCCGAGCTGCTGCGCAGGCTGCTCGACGAAGGTCCCCCGGCCGGGCCCGTGACCCTCGACACCGAAATCGTCTAG
- the lepB gene encoding signal peptidase I, whose protein sequence is MGGESATRTAPRSGGGTGTRPAGSRTGQRLSGLAVALGIVLFLGGFAWGALLYRPFTVPTSSMSPTIAAGDRVLGQRVDADEIRRGDVVVFTDKEWVTGALVVKRVVAVGGDTVACCTNGKLTVNGKEIDEPYLKGGVAEDKTIPTVKVPEGRLFLLGDERQGSLDSTAHLTDAAQGTVARSAVEARVDAVVWPWKGMLERPTGFGKLGAISEQGPLNTILVLIVVGAVLVLGGGAYGPVAKWFGGRRGVRTEPAGAR, encoded by the coding sequence ATGGGTGGCGAGAGCGCAACACGTACGGCCCCGCGGAGCGGCGGCGGCACCGGCACACGCCCGGCGGGCAGCCGGACCGGACAGCGACTGTCCGGCCTGGCCGTCGCGCTGGGCATCGTGCTGTTCCTGGGTGGTTTCGCCTGGGGAGCGCTGCTCTACCGGCCGTTCACCGTGCCCACCAGCTCCATGTCGCCCACCATCGCCGCCGGTGACCGGGTGCTCGGACAGCGCGTCGACGCGGACGAGATCCGCCGGGGTGACGTCGTCGTCTTCACCGACAAGGAGTGGGTGACCGGCGCCCTCGTGGTCAAGCGCGTCGTCGCGGTCGGCGGGGACACGGTCGCCTGCTGCACGAACGGCAAGCTGACGGTCAACGGCAAGGAGATCGACGAGCCCTACCTCAAGGGCGGTGTGGCCGAGGACAAGACCATCCCGACCGTGAAGGTGCCCGAGGGCCGGCTGTTCCTCCTCGGCGACGAGCGTCAGGGCTCCCTGGACTCCACCGCCCACCTCACCGACGCGGCCCAGGGCACGGTGGCGCGCAGCGCCGTGGAGGCCCGGGTGGACGCCGTCGTCTGGCCCTGGAAGGGCATGCTGGAGCGTCCGACCGGCTTCGGGAAGCTCGGCGCGATCTCCGAGCAGGGGCCGCTGAACACGATCCTCGTCCTGATCGTCGTCGGCGCCGTGCTGGTTCTGGGGGGCGGGGCGTACGGGCCGGTGGCCAAGTGGTTCGGCGGGCGCCGGGGAGTTCGGACGGAGCCTGCTGGTGCCCGCTGA
- the lepB gene encoding signal peptidase I — translation MGDVAVGARSGHDGEEHRGRPVEAADPAAEGAVTFGNDPAAGGEGPPVDEPPGTGGGGTGGSAPKAKKPRSFWKELPILIGIALVLALLIKTFLVQAFSIPSDSMQNTLQQGDRVLVDKLTPWFGSKPERGEVVVFHDPDNWLAGEPTADPNAVQTFLSWIGLMPSAEEKDLIKRVIGVGGDTVSCSGTGPLKVNGKALDEASYVYPGNTPCSQDDQGGQFTVKVPKGYIWVMGDHRQNSRDSRYNQSDAHHGMVPVDDVVGRAIVKAWPINRWGTLPKPDTFSQAGINDQASASAALTFAPQGVALVGVVPVALWRRRKPSVERGR, via the coding sequence GTGGGGGATGTGGCGGTTGGCGCACGATCCGGGCACGACGGCGAGGAGCACCGCGGACGCCCCGTGGAAGCAGCCGACCCGGCCGCGGAGGGCGCCGTAACCTTCGGGAATGACCCGGCCGCGGGCGGCGAGGGCCCGCCGGTGGACGAGCCTCCCGGGACCGGTGGCGGCGGGACGGGCGGATCCGCGCCCAAGGCGAAGAAGCCGCGCTCCTTCTGGAAGGAGCTGCCCATCCTGATCGGTATCGCGCTGGTCCTCGCGCTGTTGATCAAGACGTTCCTGGTGCAGGCCTTCTCGATCCCGTCCGACTCGATGCAGAACACCCTCCAGCAGGGCGACCGTGTTCTGGTCGACAAGCTCACCCCGTGGTTCGGCTCCAAGCCCGAGCGCGGCGAGGTCGTCGTCTTCCACGACCCCGACAACTGGCTGGCGGGCGAGCCGACGGCGGACCCCAACGCCGTACAGACGTTCCTCTCCTGGATCGGCCTCATGCCGTCCGCGGAGGAGAAGGACCTCATCAAGCGCGTCATCGGCGTCGGCGGCGACACGGTCTCCTGCTCCGGCACCGGCCCGCTGAAGGTCAACGGCAAGGCGCTGGACGAGGCATCGTACGTCTACCCCGGCAACACCCCGTGCAGTCAGGACGACCAGGGCGGCCAGTTCACCGTGAAGGTCCCCAAGGGCTACATCTGGGTGATGGGCGACCACCGGCAGAACTCCCGGGACTCCCGCTACAACCAGTCGGACGCGCACCACGGCATGGTCCCGGTCGACGACGTCGTGGGCCGAGCCATCGTCAAGGCCTGGCCGATCAACCGCTGGGGCACGCTGCCGAAGCCGGACACCTTCAGCCAGGCCGGCATCAACGACCAGGCGTCCGCGTCCGCCGCGCTGACGTTCGCGCCGCAGGGGGTCGCGCTCGTGGGCGTGGTGCCGGTGGCACTGTGGCGGCGCAGGAAGCCGTCGGTGGAGCGGGGGCGCTGA